From Candidatus Omnitrophota bacterium:
TAAAAGCTCCGTCCAAACCAAATGGGACTTCGCGCAGCAAAAAATATCTATAGGTATCTATCCCATATCTTTTTATCAGGTCAAGCGGGTCGACAACATTGCCCTTTGACTTCGACATCTTTTCGCCTTTTATGACCCACCACCCGTGCGCGAATATCGTCTTCGGAGGCGTCAATCCGAGCGCATGAAGCATTATGGGCCAATACACGGCGTGATGGCGCAATATATCCTTACCTATAACATGGAAATCCGCCGGCCAATATTTTTTAAGCTTTGCCTGATCATCGGGATAGCCTATGCCTGAAATATAATTTATCAGCGCGTCAAACCATACATAAGTGACAAAATTTTTATCGAACGGCACTTCTATGCCCCATGACATGCGGCTCTTGGAGCGCGATATGCATAGGTCCAAAAGAGGTTCTTTCAAAAACCCCAGCACTTCATTGCGCCTAAAGTCGGGCTTTATGAAATCCGGATTTGATTTTATATAATCTATGAGCCAATCTTGATATTCGGAGATCTTAAAGAAATAATTTTCTTCGTCCAGCTTCTCCAAATGCCGCTTGCAGTCGGGGCATAACCCGTCATCGGCCTGGGCCTCGGACCAGAATGTCTCGCACGGCGTGCAAAACCACCCTTTATACACCTTCTTATATATCTTGCCGTCTTTGTGTAATTTTTCCAACACGGCCTGGACCGCCTTAATGTGAACGCTATCCGTGGTCCTTATGAAATAATCATACTTTATGCCGAGCGAGTCCCACAGGCTCCTAAAGACAGGCACTATCTCGTCTACAAATTTCTTCTCCTCGCCTTTTTTAAATCCGCGCGCAAGCGTAGCCTTCTCTATCTTCTCGCCATGTTCATCGGTGCCGGTCATGAAGAATACATCATCACCGCGCAGCCTTAAGAATCTCGCCACCGTATCACAGGCTATCTGGGTATACGAGTGGCCTATATGAGGTTTTGAGTTTACGTAATATAGTGGGGTAGTTATATAGAATTTGTTCATGGCCTATTTATATGGGATTTCCAGGAGGCTGC
This genomic window contains:
- the metG gene encoding methionine--tRNA ligase, translating into MNKFYITTPLYYVNSKPHIGHSYTQIACDTVARFLRLRGDDVFFMTGTDEHGEKIEKATLARGFKKGEEKKFVDEIVPVFRSLWDSLGIKYDYFIRTTDSVHIKAVQAVLEKLHKDGKIYKKVYKGWFCTPCETFWSEAQADDGLCPDCKRHLEKLDEENYFFKISEYQDWLIDYIKSNPDFIKPDFRRNEVLGFLKEPLLDLCISRSKSRMSWGIEVPFDKNFVTYVWFDALINYISGIGYPDDQAKLKKYWPADFHVIGKDILRHHAVYWPIMLHALGLTPPKTIFAHGWWVIKGEKMSKSKGNVVDPLDLIKRYGIDTYRYFLLREVPFGLDGAFNEEALISRYNSDLANDLGNLLNRTLTMVEKYFEGKVPAVSGDRLEAGIVKDLQDKASGLAGDLEKTIPQLDFVGALTKIWEVVNKANKLIEDAKPWALAKERKADELAILIYSLLEALRIVSISVYPFMPSTSKNIMVQLGMEDDPSKVKFSDVKSWGLLKAGAQVKKSAPLFPRIET